The following are encoded in a window of Amycolatopsis lexingtonensis genomic DNA:
- the gcvH gene encoding glycine cleavage system protein GcvH produces MSAPEELRYTEEHEWVATREETLVRVGITEYAQDQLGDVVFVDLPEVGRQLTAGDVFGEVESTKSVSELFAPVDGEIVAVNDSVADSPELINSDPYGEGWLIEIRLDDPAGLEALLEAEAYDALTKG; encoded by the coding sequence GTGTCCGCTCCTGAAGAGCTTCGCTACACCGAGGAACACGAGTGGGTCGCCACCCGCGAGGAGACGCTCGTCCGCGTGGGCATCACCGAGTACGCGCAAGACCAGCTGGGCGACGTCGTGTTCGTCGACCTGCCCGAGGTCGGCCGCCAGCTCACCGCGGGCGACGTCTTCGGCGAGGTCGAGTCGACCAAGAGCGTCTCCGAGCTGTTCGCGCCGGTCGACGGCGAGATCGTCGCGGTGAACGACTCGGTCGCCGACTCGCCGGAACTGATCAACAGCGACCCCTACGGCGAGGGCTGGCTGATCGAGATCCGGCTCGACGACCCGGCGGGTCTGGAAGCGCTGCTCGAAGCCGAGGCCTACGACGCGCTGACCAAGGGCTGA
- a CDS encoding AMP-binding protein: protein MTASEVHHAFRVARDYLQAHREDYDTAYRDFAWPELDEFNWAIDWFDVVAHDPDNAERYALWIVEEDGTENRWTYPELSGRSNQVANWLRKLGVRRGDRLILMLGNQGELWETILAAIKLGAVIIPASTLLGPADLTDRVERGAAKHVVVRSVDAGKFADVEGGYTRIAVGEPVEGWQQYSAAFAESPEFAPDSPTKATDPLLLYFTSGTTAKPKLVQHTHVSYPVGHLSTMYWIGLQPGDVHLNISSPGWAKHAWSNFFAPFNAEATVFLYNYNRFDAGALMAQMDRCGVTSFCAPPTVWRMLIQADLTALKSPPKKVVGAGEPLNPEVIEQVRKSWGVTIRDGFGQTESSVQIANTPGQDVVPGSMGRPLPGFVVALVDPVSGERAAEGEICLDLQHRPVGLMTGYADDDERTSAAFANGFYHTGDVGSIDERGYITYVGRTDDVFKASDYRISPFELESVLIEHDAVAEAAVVPAPDPIRLAVPKAYVVLAPGHEPTAETAKAILAYCREHLAPYKRIRRLEFAELPKTISGKIRRVELRGRESDPARGAGTEFREEDFPELKS from the coding sequence GTGACCGCTTCGGAAGTCCACCACGCGTTCCGCGTGGCGCGCGACTACCTGCAGGCCCACCGCGAGGACTACGACACGGCCTACCGGGACTTCGCCTGGCCGGAGCTCGACGAGTTCAACTGGGCGATCGACTGGTTCGACGTCGTCGCGCACGACCCGGACAACGCCGAGCGGTACGCGCTGTGGATCGTCGAGGAGGACGGCACCGAGAACCGCTGGACCTACCCGGAGCTGTCCGGCCGGTCCAACCAGGTCGCGAACTGGCTGCGGAAGCTCGGTGTCCGCCGCGGCGACCGGCTGATCCTCATGCTGGGCAACCAGGGCGAGCTGTGGGAGACCATCCTCGCCGCGATCAAGCTCGGCGCCGTCATCATCCCCGCGTCGACGCTGCTCGGCCCCGCCGACCTGACCGACCGCGTCGAGCGCGGCGCGGCCAAGCACGTCGTGGTCCGCTCGGTGGACGCCGGGAAGTTCGCGGACGTCGAGGGCGGCTACACGCGGATCGCCGTGGGGGAGCCGGTCGAAGGCTGGCAGCAGTACTCGGCCGCGTTCGCCGAGTCGCCCGAGTTCGCGCCCGACAGCCCCACCAAGGCCACCGACCCGCTGCTGCTGTACTTCACCTCCGGCACCACCGCGAAGCCGAAGCTGGTGCAGCACACGCACGTTTCGTACCCGGTGGGTCACCTCTCCACCATGTACTGGATCGGGCTGCAGCCGGGCGACGTCCACCTGAACATCTCCTCGCCCGGCTGGGCGAAGCACGCGTGGAGCAACTTCTTCGCGCCGTTCAACGCCGAAGCGACAGTGTTCCTCTACAACTACAACCGGTTCGACGCGGGCGCGCTGATGGCCCAGATGGACCGCTGCGGGGTGACGAGCTTCTGCGCGCCGCCGACGGTGTGGCGGATGCTCATCCAGGCCGACCTGACGGCGCTGAAGTCGCCGCCGAAGAAGGTCGTCGGGGCGGGGGAGCCGCTCAACCCCGAGGTGATCGAGCAGGTCCGGAAGTCGTGGGGCGTGACCATCCGCGACGGCTTCGGCCAGACGGAGAGCAGCGTCCAGATCGCCAACACGCCCGGCCAGGACGTCGTGCCCGGCTCGATGGGCCGCCCGCTGCCGGGGTTCGTGGTCGCGCTGGTCGACCCGGTCAGCGGCGAGCGGGCGGCGGAGGGCGAGATCTGCCTCGACCTCCAGCACCGCCCGGTCGGCCTGATGACCGGCTACGCGGACGACGACGAGCGCACGTCGGCCGCGTTCGCCAACGGCTTCTACCACACCGGTGACGTCGGTTCGATCGACGAACGCGGCTACATCACCTACGTCGGGCGCACGGACGACGTGTTCAAGGCGTCGGACTACCGGATCTCGCCGTTCGAGCTGGAGAGCGTGCTGATCGAGCACGACGCGGTGGCGGAGGCGGCGGTCGTCCCGGCCCCCGACCCGATCCGGCTCGCGGTGCCCAAGGCGTACGTCGTGCTGGCCCCGGGCCACGAGCCGACCGCGGAGACGGCGAAGGCGATCCTCGCGTACTGCCGCGAACACCTGGCGCCGTACAAGCGGATCCGGCGGCTCGAGTTCGCGGAGCTGCCGAAGACGATCTCGGGCAAGATCCGGCGGGTGGAGCTGCGCGGCCGGGAAAGCGACCCCGCGCGCGGAGCCGGTACGGAGTTCCGGGAAGAGGACTTCCCGGAACTCAAGTCCTGA
- a CDS encoding MerR family transcriptional regulator: MTAAGRPQRDGLSIGAVLAQLRGEFPDVTISKIRFLEAEGLVQPGRTPSGYRQFAAADVERLRFVLAAQRDHYLPLKVIKEQLDAADSGAEPAAALPRPPRRLVPIDAPVENVGLPVADDFTAGRELRLTQEELLEQAGIDAAALAELQQYGLVRPGPAGFFDPDAVLVARTVRAMTEFGIEPRHLRAFRAAADREVGLLEQIVTPVYRHRDPEAKSRADEVVRELAALSVTLHTLLVKAGIRGVAGC; the protein is encoded by the coding sequence GTGACGGCGGCCGGACGGCCACAACGCGACGGGTTGAGCATCGGGGCCGTTCTCGCGCAGCTGCGCGGCGAATTCCCCGATGTCACCATCTCCAAGATCCGGTTCCTCGAAGCCGAAGGCCTGGTCCAGCCGGGCCGGACGCCTTCGGGGTACCGGCAGTTCGCCGCGGCGGACGTGGAGCGTCTCAGGTTCGTCCTGGCCGCCCAGCGGGACCACTACCTCCCGTTGAAGGTCATCAAGGAACAGCTGGACGCGGCGGACTCGGGTGCCGAGCCCGCCGCGGCCCTGCCCCGGCCACCGCGCCGGCTGGTGCCGATCGACGCGCCGGTCGAGAACGTCGGCCTGCCCGTGGCGGACGACTTCACCGCGGGCCGGGAGCTGCGCCTGACCCAGGAGGAACTCCTGGAGCAGGCGGGCATCGACGCGGCCGCCCTGGCCGAGCTGCAGCAGTACGGCCTGGTCCGGCCCGGTCCCGCCGGGTTCTTCGACCCGGACGCGGTGCTGGTGGCGCGGACGGTGCGGGCGATGACCGAATTCGGTATCGAGCCGAGACACCTGCGTGCCTTCCGCGCCGCGGCCGACCGCGAGGTCGGGTTGCTGGAGCAGATCGTGACCCCGGTGTACCGGCATCGTGACCCGGAGGCGAAATCGAGGGCCGACGAAGTGGTGCGAGAGCTGGCGGCACTGTCCGTGACGCTGCACACGCTCCTCGTCAAGGCCGGAATCCGTGGCGTCGCCGGGTGTTGA
- a CDS encoding CDP-alcohol phosphatidyltransferase family protein, giving the protein MSTAAPEPAAQAGAPEPSLLRQAMNVPNMLSLLRLAGVPVFLWLLLGPEEDGWALAVLVFSALTDWLDGKLARWLNQMSRLGQLLDPAADRLYILATLIAFLAREIIPWWVVVPLLLREAVLGVCVLTLRRRGFAPPEVTYIGKGATFVLMYAFPFLLLAQGGSDVAAVARPIGYAFTIWGGVLYVWSGVLYVVQARNALRGAADE; this is encoded by the coding sequence GTGAGCACAGCCGCGCCCGAACCCGCCGCTCAGGCGGGCGCCCCCGAGCCGTCCCTGCTGCGGCAGGCGATGAACGTTCCCAACATGCTGTCCCTCTTGCGGCTGGCCGGCGTGCCGGTGTTCCTCTGGCTGCTGCTCGGCCCGGAGGAGGACGGCTGGGCGCTCGCCGTCCTCGTCTTCAGCGCGCTCACCGACTGGCTCGACGGCAAGCTCGCCCGCTGGCTCAACCAGATGTCCCGGCTCGGCCAGCTGCTCGACCCCGCCGCCGACCGGCTCTACATCCTCGCCACGCTCATCGCGTTCCTGGCCCGCGAGATCATCCCGTGGTGGGTCGTCGTCCCGCTCCTCCTGCGCGAAGCCGTCCTCGGGGTGTGCGTGCTGACGCTGCGCCGCCGCGGGTTCGCCCCGCCGGAGGTCACCTACATCGGCAAGGGCGCCACCTTCGTCCTGATGTACGCCTTCCCGTTCCTGCTGCTGGCGCAAGGCGGCTCCGACGTCGCCGCGGTCGCCCGGCCGATCGGCTACGCGTTCACCATCTGGGGCGGCGTCCTGTACGTCTGGTCCGGCGTGCTCTACGTCGTCCAGGCCCGCAACGCCCTGCGCGGCGCCGCGGACGAGTGA
- a CDS encoding bifunctional nuclease family protein — protein sequence MSEMRVVGVRVELPANQPILLLRETEGERYLPIWIGSVEATAIALEQQGVRPARPLTHDLLKEVIGALGRELEQVVITDLKEGTFFAELVFDGDIRVSARPSDSVALALRIGVPIHAVDAVLEEAGLIIPDEQEDEVEKFREFLDSVSPEDFRGADT from the coding sequence ATGAGCGAAATGCGCGTCGTCGGGGTGCGGGTCGAGCTGCCCGCGAATCAGCCGATCTTGTTGCTGCGGGAAACCGAGGGCGAACGGTACCTGCCGATCTGGATCGGCTCGGTCGAGGCCACCGCCATCGCGTTGGAGCAGCAGGGAGTCCGCCCGGCCCGTCCGCTCACGCATGACCTGCTGAAAGAGGTCATCGGGGCGCTCGGCCGGGAGCTCGAGCAGGTCGTCATCACCGACCTCAAGGAAGGCACGTTCTTCGCGGAACTGGTCTTCGACGGCGACATCCGGGTGTCCGCCCGGCCGAGCGACTCGGTCGCGCTGGCCCTGCGGATCGGTGTCCCCATCCACGCCGTGGACGCGGTGCTGGAAGAGGCCGGCCTGATCATCCCGGACGAGCAGGAGGACGAGGTCGAGAAGTTCCGCGAGTTCCTCGACTCCGTGTCGCCGGAAGACTTCCGCGGAGCGGACACCTGA
- the garA gene encoding glycogen accumulation regulator GarA gives MSTNDGPGGVPPEQSPERTSVFRADFLAEVEGHEPAPAAEAPVQGVDALPAGSALLVVKRGPNAGSRFLLDRDTTSAGRHPDSDIFLDDVTVSRRHAEFRREGGEFVVIDVGSLNGTYVNREPVDQAVLAGGDEVQIGKFRLVFLTGPGHGGQGAQ, from the coding sequence GTGAGCACGAACGACGGGCCCGGCGGCGTTCCCCCGGAGCAGTCTCCGGAGCGGACCTCTGTCTTTCGGGCCGACTTCCTGGCCGAAGTCGAAGGCCACGAGCCCGCTCCCGCCGCGGAGGCGCCCGTCCAGGGCGTCGACGCCCTGCCGGCGGGTTCGGCGCTGCTGGTCGTGAAGCGCGGGCCCAACGCGGGCTCGCGGTTCCTGCTCGACCGCGACACCACCAGCGCCGGGCGGCACCCGGACAGCGACATCTTCCTGGACGACGTGACGGTCTCGCGCCGGCACGCCGAATTCCGGCGTGAGGGTGGCGAGTTCGTCGTCATCGACGTCGGCAGCCTCAACGGCACCTACGTCAACCGCGAGCCGGTCGACCAGGCCGTCCTCGCCGGGGGCGACGAGGTCCAGATCGGGAAGTTCCGCCTGGTCTTCCTGACCGGCCCGGGGCACGGGGGCCAGGGGGCGCAGTGA